Proteins encoded in a region of the Nocardia asteroides genome:
- a CDS encoding arsenic transporter produces the protein MALVPDLVDSSPRNPSTAAAATPTSGRRVRLSVLDRVRLSLLAAGLLCVLTGLLPRDEAEANMRRVAPLLLFLASVIVLAELTRRARVFDVIAHRLAILGRGHYAALFGLCVLFASATTILLNLDTTAVLIAPVLLALAAPARIPPLPLAMTTLWLANTASLLLPVSNLTNLLAADRVALTSTEFAAKMWAPQLVSIVATMVCLWVWYWRRGQRETERYVPPEPIRPPNFRERSLLFVTAGACLLFIVAIPMVGDRIGIAATLAALIAVAAFAVFDRSALRLSLIPWRLLVFVVGLFLVVPTLSRFGLADAMHAVIGTDPGASGAFRAAAAGATLSNIANNLPAYTAGEAVIPAQNGDQLLALLIGTDVGSIVTPWASLATLLCLEFCRTHDVRVPMRRFVLTGLVLAVVATAGAVAALLIWG, from the coding sequence ATGGCACTCGTGCCCGATCTGGTCGATTCTTCCCCTCGGAACCCGTCCACGGCCGCCGCGGCCACACCGACGTCCGGGCGGAGAGTGCGGCTGAGCGTCCTGGACCGGGTTCGTCTCTCCTTACTGGCGGCCGGTCTGCTGTGTGTACTCACCGGCCTGCTCCCCCGCGACGAAGCCGAGGCGAATATGCGACGCGTCGCCCCGTTGCTGCTGTTTCTCGCCAGCGTGATCGTGCTGGCCGAACTCACCAGACGAGCCAGGGTTTTCGACGTCATCGCCCATCGCCTCGCGATCCTCGGTCGAGGCCACTACGCGGCACTGTTCGGCCTCTGCGTACTGTTCGCCTCCGCCACGACGATTCTGTTGAACCTCGACACCACCGCGGTACTGATCGCCCCGGTCCTGCTGGCACTCGCGGCGCCTGCCCGGATTCCGCCGCTCCCTCTGGCCATGACCACCCTCTGGCTGGCCAACACCGCGAGCCTGCTGCTGCCGGTCTCCAATCTCACCAACCTGCTCGCCGCCGATCGGGTGGCGCTGACCTCGACCGAGTTCGCAGCGAAGATGTGGGCGCCCCAACTGGTTTCGATCGTCGCGACCATGGTGTGCCTGTGGGTGTGGTACTGGCGGCGCGGACAGCGGGAAACCGAGCGCTATGTGCCCCCCGAGCCGATCCGCCCCCCGAACTTCCGAGAGCGCTCGCTGTTGTTCGTCACCGCGGGGGCCTGTCTGCTGTTCATCGTCGCCATCCCCATGGTCGGCGACCGGATCGGTATCGCGGCGACACTCGCGGCGCTCATCGCGGTGGCGGCGTTCGCCGTCTTCGACCGCAGCGCCTTGCGGCTGTCGCTCATCCCCTGGCGGCTGCTCGTGTTCGTGGTCGGCTTGTTCCTGGTGGTGCCCACGCTGAGCCGATTCGGCTTGGCCGATGCGATGCACGCTGTGATCGGCACCGACCCGGGTGCCTCCGGCGCGTTCCGGGCCGCCGCCGCGGGCGCGACCCTGTCCAATATCGCCAACAACTTGCCGGCCTACACCGCGGGCGAGGCGGTGATTCCCGCGCAGAACGGCGATCAGCTTCTCGCGTTGTTGATCGGCACCGATGTGGGCTCGATCGTCACGCCCTGGGCTTCGCTTGCCACGTTGCTGTGCTTGGAGTTCTGCCGCACGCACGACGTGCGGGTACCCATGCGGCGTTTTGTCCTGACCGGCCTCGTCCTCGCGGTGGTCGCCACCGCAGGGGCGGTGGCGGCGCTGTTGATCTGGGGTTAG
- a CDS encoding DMT family transporter — MTIVVGLVFLFILVGGALRSAEAGCQNTLMNHMRNMWLCAVISYAVALTGFLIFLAVSSKTPWPSLDDVRNMPWWAPFGGLLGGAAVMGMIAVARYVGVATFSALVIIGEMVVAVIMDHFGLMGFEERSASLPRLLACGLITLAIYLMTDEPAEGERTASVT, encoded by the coding sequence ATGACCATCGTCGTCGGACTGGTATTCCTGTTCATACTGGTCGGAGGCGCCTTACGGTCGGCAGAAGCCGGCTGTCAGAACACGCTGATGAACCACATGCGGAATATGTGGCTGTGCGCGGTGATCTCGTATGCCGTTGCGCTGACCGGATTTTTGATCTTCCTCGCCGTATCGTCGAAGACGCCGTGGCCGAGCCTCGATGACGTGCGGAACATGCCGTGGTGGGCGCCGTTCGGCGGCCTGCTGGGCGGCGCGGCGGTGATGGGCATGATCGCCGTAGCCCGGTACGTCGGCGTGGCGACGTTCAGCGCGCTCGTGATCATCGGCGAAATGGTGGTCGCCGTGATCATGGATCACTTCGGACTCATGGGATTCGAGGAGCGATCCGCCAGCCTTCCCCGTTTGCTGGCCTGCGGGTTGATCACACTCGCGATCTACCTGATGACCGACGAA